From the genome of Haloterrigena sp. KLK7, one region includes:
- a CDS encoding SHOCT domain-containing protein, protein MDEQIRTTIANEGWLLVAILTLALTSLAGIAGLEALAGVITIVGWFVLTPVLLFWGDEVALLLEDETADATRDAEAKADTEADPLEELKRRYAAGEIDDAEFERRLERLVAVDEIPDDAIGSGSATETTTDATIVDGAADAAPVDETATNDAARADPLERDRERER, encoded by the coding sequence ATGGACGAGCAGATTCGGACCACCATCGCCAACGAGGGCTGGCTACTGGTAGCGATCCTGACGCTCGCGCTGACGAGTCTCGCAGGAATCGCCGGCCTCGAGGCGCTCGCGGGCGTGATCACGATCGTCGGCTGGTTCGTGCTAACCCCGGTCCTGCTGTTCTGGGGCGACGAGGTCGCGCTGCTGCTCGAGGACGAGACGGCGGACGCGACGCGCGACGCCGAGGCCAAGGCTGATACCGAAGCGGACCCGCTCGAGGAACTGAAACGCCGCTACGCGGCGGGCGAGATCGACGACGCGGAGTTCGAACGCCGACTCGAGCGGCTCGTGGCGGTCGACGAGATCCCGGACGACGCGATCGGATCGGGGTCAGCGACCGAGACGACGACGGACGCGACGATAGTGGACGGAGCGGCGGACGCCGCCCCCGTTGACGAGACCGCGACGAACGACGCGGCCAGAGCCGATCCGCTCGAGCGCGACCGCGAGCGGGAGCGCTAA
- a CDS encoding glycoside hydrolase family 3 N-terminal domain-containing protein gives MSQEHNPHGVDESRRTFMKATGAATAAAGLGATGAAAGDEKRAKRIEALIDELTLEQKVGQMTQVAIDDLGEGFDPDTAFNDHDDADTLGELFSELHVGSILNGGATGPTFDGEEFVEGLNGLQEYNLEVNEPAIPFVWGCDALHGNCLLDGCTSFPQRLNMGATRDIDLVEAAATHTGDSVAAIGGHWNFGPTLDVLRDMRWGRYFEGHSEDAMLLGEMGKARARGFQRSGRVAATVKHFAGYGTPNTGSDRTHARTSMRDLRTRQFEPYRRGLEEAKTVMVNSGAVNGKPAHASSWLLTTVLRDRFGFDGVVLTDWDDFDRMISNHEYLPETDAGWREAVRQGIEAGVDMHMCGGATAPTDFIDTVIDLVESGELSERRIDESVRRILELKAELGLFEDPLAPEDEIGDIVGGAADVSERLAKESLVLLRNEGDALPLEGSEDLLLTGPGVHEGTPNRFLMQHGGWTLGWQGIEDGNLTEDGPRPRQSTIEGELADRLGDGLTHVPTEYEPAVYESLYENFDNGFFDVTDEQEAAIREAAPDADAVVVVLGEGTHNEGFGDRDKMRFLEAQRELVELVDAETDDDTALVGVILAGAPRGTEETFRHLDAVLFAGQPGSDAGVAVVDTLFGDYNPSGKLPFTWESHVGHVPQIYDEYPPRHPDGAGDQMVQFEFGHGLSYTDWAYADLSLSTDAVKNPASSPTVTAHVTVENAGETAGEHIVEVYNTESYGSVLQPHRRLMGFERVHLEPGERETVAVELDLSTLEVVPGDVPGWGPRVVEAGEYELAVGSDWGVNASDDAAEGATATLTVGKTASITDPEPTPGRYDIDGDGDEDFEDVMALHRRLKERKRRDRQRGCGRDRGNGR, from the coding sequence ATGTCACAAGAACACAACCCACACGGTGTCGACGAATCGCGTCGAACGTTCATGAAGGCGACCGGCGCGGCGACGGCCGCGGCCGGACTCGGCGCCACGGGCGCAGCGGCCGGCGACGAGAAGCGAGCGAAGCGCATCGAGGCCCTGATCGACGAGCTGACCCTCGAGCAGAAGGTCGGCCAGATGACCCAGGTCGCGATCGACGATCTCGGCGAGGGGTTCGATCCCGACACCGCGTTCAACGATCACGACGACGCGGACACGCTCGGGGAGCTGTTCTCGGAGCTCCACGTCGGCTCGATCCTCAACGGCGGCGCCACGGGACCGACGTTCGACGGCGAGGAGTTCGTCGAGGGACTCAACGGGCTCCAGGAGTACAACCTCGAGGTCAACGAGCCGGCGATCCCGTTCGTCTGGGGCTGTGACGCGCTCCACGGGAACTGCCTGCTCGACGGCTGTACGAGCTTCCCGCAGCGGCTCAATATGGGCGCGACCCGCGACATCGATCTGGTCGAGGCGGCGGCGACCCACACCGGCGACTCCGTCGCGGCGATCGGCGGCCACTGGAACTTCGGGCCGACACTGGACGTCCTCCGGGACATGCGCTGGGGGCGGTACTTCGAGGGCCACAGCGAGGACGCGATGCTGCTCGGCGAGATGGGGAAGGCAAGAGCCCGGGGCTTCCAGCGCAGCGGTCGGGTCGCGGCGACGGTCAAGCACTTCGCCGGCTACGGCACTCCGAACACCGGTTCGGACCGGACCCACGCCCGGACCTCGATGCGGGACCTGCGCACCCGTCAGTTCGAGCCCTATCGTCGCGGCCTCGAGGAGGCGAAGACGGTGATGGTCAACAGCGGCGCGGTAAACGGGAAGCCGGCCCACGCCTCGTCCTGGCTGCTGACGACGGTACTGCGCGACCGATTCGGCTTCGACGGCGTGGTACTGACCGACTGGGACGACTTCGATCGGATGATCTCCAACCACGAGTACCTGCCCGAGACCGACGCCGGCTGGCGCGAGGCGGTCCGACAGGGTATCGAGGCCGGCGTCGACATGCACATGTGCGGCGGCGCGACGGCCCCGACCGACTTCATCGACACCGTGATCGACCTCGTCGAGAGCGGCGAGCTCTCCGAGCGGCGCATCGACGAGTCGGTCCGTCGCATCCTCGAGCTCAAGGCCGAGCTCGGGCTGTTCGAGGACCCCCTCGCGCCGGAGGACGAGATCGGCGACATCGTCGGCGGCGCCGCCGACGTCTCCGAGCGACTCGCCAAGGAGTCGCTCGTCCTGCTGCGAAACGAGGGCGATGCGCTGCCGCTCGAGGGAAGCGAGGACCTGCTACTGACCGGTCCCGGAGTCCACGAGGGAACGCCGAACCGGTTCCTGATGCAACACGGCGGCTGGACGCTCGGCTGGCAGGGCATCGAGGACGGAAACCTGACCGAAGACGGGCCGCGGCCCCGCCAGAGCACGATCGAGGGCGAACTGGCCGATCGGCTCGGCGACGGGCTCACGCACGTGCCGACGGAGTACGAGCCGGCGGTCTACGAGAGCCTCTACGAGAACTTCGACAACGGCTTCTTCGACGTCACCGACGAGCAGGAGGCGGCGATCCGCGAGGCCGCGCCCGACGCGGACGCCGTCGTCGTCGTCCTCGGCGAGGGGACGCACAACGAGGGCTTCGGCGACCGGGACAAGATGCGGTTCCTCGAGGCCCAGCGGGAGCTCGTGGAACTCGTCGACGCCGAGACCGACGACGACACCGCGCTCGTCGGCGTCATCCTCGCCGGGGCGCCGCGGGGGACCGAGGAGACGTTCCGGCACTTAGACGCCGTGCTCTTCGCCGGCCAGCCGGGCAGCGACGCCGGCGTCGCGGTCGTCGACACGCTGTTCGGCGACTACAACCCCTCGGGCAAGCTCCCGTTCACCTGGGAGTCCCACGTCGGGCACGTGCCCCAGATCTACGACGAGTACCCGCCGCGACACCCCGACGGGGCGGGCGATCAGATGGTCCAGTTCGAGTTCGGCCACGGACTCTCCTACACCGACTGGGCGTACGCGGACCTGTCGCTGTCGACCGATGCGGTGAAGAATCCCGCCTCGAGTCCGACCGTGACGGCCCACGTCACCGTCGAGAACGCCGGCGAGACGGCCGGTGAGCACATCGTCGAGGTCTACAACACCGAGTCCTACGGCTCCGTGCTCCAGCCACACCGCCGCCTGATGGGCTTCGAGCGCGTTCACCTCGAGCCCGGCGAGCGCGAGACCGTCGCCGTCGAACTCGACCTCTCGACGCTCGAGGTCGTCCCCGGAGACGTGCCCGGCTGGGGACCGCGGGTCGTCGAGGCCGGCGAGTACGAACTCGCGGTCGGCTCCGACTGGGGCGTGAACGCGAGCGACGACGCGGCCGAGGGTGCGACGGCGACGCTGACCGTCGGGAAGACGGCGTCGATCACTGATCCCGAGCCGACGCCCGGCCGCTACGACATCGACGGCGACGGGGACGAGGACTTCGAGGACGTGATGGCGCTGCACCGACGCCTCAAGGAGCGAAAACGGCGCGATCGGCAGCGCGGATGCGGACGGGATCGCGGAAACGGACGGTAG
- a CDS encoding methionine synthase has translation MSANENKDQFRPEDHENDHFLLTTVVGSYPKPKWLNRAKELYQDDDHGFDEDDYQEAKDDAARLITNEHERAGLDVVVDGEMRRNEMVEFFAHRIEGYEFNGPVKVWGHNYFDKPSVVSEVEYDDSWLVDEYEFTAAASDRPVKVPITGPYTLANWSFNEAYDDDEELAYDLADLVNEEIEKLVDAGARYIQIDEPALATTPDDHAIVGEALEHIVADIDDDVRIGLHVCYGDYSRIYPEILEFPVDEFDLELANGDYEQLDVFKDPEFSKDLALGVTDAHVAEVESVEQIEENIKKGLEVVPPEQLVVSPDCGVKLLPRDVAYGKMENMVQAARNVEADLDEGNIDIERGTPTPADD, from the coding sequence ATGAGCGCAAACGAGAACAAAGATCAGTTCCGACCCGAGGACCACGAGAACGACCACTTCCTGCTGACGACCGTCGTCGGCTCCTACCCGAAGCCCAAGTGGCTCAACCGCGCGAAGGAGCTCTACCAGGACGACGACCACGGCTTCGACGAGGACGACTACCAGGAGGCCAAGGACGACGCCGCCCGCCTCATCACGAACGAACACGAGCGGGCCGGCCTCGACGTCGTCGTCGACGGCGAGATGCGGCGCAACGAGATGGTCGAGTTCTTCGCCCACCGGATCGAGGGCTACGAGTTCAACGGCCCCGTCAAGGTCTGGGGTCACAACTACTTCGACAAGCCCAGCGTCGTCAGCGAGGTCGAGTACGACGATTCGTGGCTCGTCGACGAGTACGAGTTCACCGCGGCCGCCAGCGACCGCCCGGTCAAGGTCCCGATCACGGGCCCCTACACGCTCGCCAACTGGTCGTTCAACGAGGCCTACGACGACGACGAGGAGCTCGCCTACGACCTCGCGGACCTGGTCAACGAAGAGATCGAGAAGCTCGTCGACGCCGGCGCCCGCTACATCCAGATCGACGAGCCCGCGCTCGCGACCACGCCCGACGACCACGCCATCGTCGGCGAGGCGCTCGAGCACATCGTCGCCGACATCGACGACGACGTCCGCATCGGGCTGCACGTCTGTTACGGCGACTACTCCCGTATCTACCCCGAGATCCTCGAGTTCCCGGTCGACGAGTTCGACCTCGAGCTCGCGAACGGCGACTACGAGCAGCTGGACGTCTTCAAGGACCCCGAGTTCTCCAAGGACCTCGCGCTGGGCGTCACCGACGCCCACGTCGCCGAGGTCGAATCGGTCGAGCAGATCGAGGAGAACATCAAGAAGGGTCTCGAGGTCGTCCCGCCGGAGCAGCTCGTCGTCTCGCCCGATTGCGGCGTGAAGCTACTGCCCCGCGACGTCGCCTACGGGAAGATGGAGAACATGGTGCAGGCGGCCCGCAACGTCGAGGCCGACCTCGACGAGGGCAACATCGATATCGAGCGCGGTACGCCGACGCCCGCCGACGACTGA
- a CDS encoding 5-methyltetrahydropteroyltriglutamate--homocysteine methyltransferase: MTEYVSTTPGLYPLPDWAKDDLSDLKGHQKHDLISGDEGEEITAAYEEAREEVIGAQEEAGLDRVVEGQLRWDDMLAHPLAVHDAVETRGIVRYYDNNNFYREPVVQDELGFSGDVADELEAAADLTDGDLQAVLPGPYSLADLATDEQYGDEADFLSAIADFLEGEVDAFPDVETLFLLEPSLVENVPEDGQDERASEAIDRVASATDADVVVQPYWGALEEKMYAHLLDADIDAVGFDFVANQDDNLYNIQEYGATDDVALGLADGQNTLVEDPEAIRDRTEWVEGQLGVTEFETVYLTTNTETFYLPYSKYQEKLAVLAEAADLAEVTAA, translated from the coding sequence ATGACTGAGTACGTTTCGACCACGCCGGGGCTCTATCCGCTCCCGGACTGGGCGAAAGACGACCTCTCGGACCTGAAAGGCCACCAGAAGCACGACCTCATCAGCGGCGACGAGGGCGAGGAGATCACCGCGGCCTACGAGGAGGCCCGCGAGGAAGTGATCGGCGCACAGGAGGAGGCCGGCCTCGACCGCGTCGTCGAGGGCCAACTGCGCTGGGACGACATGCTCGCCCATCCGCTGGCCGTCCACGACGCCGTCGAGACCCGCGGGATCGTCCGGTACTACGACAACAACAACTTCTATCGAGAGCCGGTCGTACAGGACGAGCTCGGCTTCTCCGGCGACGTCGCGGACGAACTCGAGGCCGCGGCCGACCTGACCGACGGCGACCTGCAGGCCGTTCTCCCCGGTCCGTACTCGCTCGCGGATCTCGCGACCGACGAACAGTACGGCGACGAGGCCGACTTCCTCTCGGCTATCGCCGACTTCCTCGAGGGCGAGGTCGACGCCTTCCCGGACGTCGAGACGCTGTTCCTGCTCGAGCCGTCGCTGGTCGAGAACGTGCCGGAGGACGGCCAGGACGAACGCGCCAGCGAGGCGATCGATCGGGTCGCGAGCGCGACCGACGCCGACGTCGTCGTCCAGCCCTACTGGGGCGCGCTCGAGGAGAAGATGTACGCGCACCTGCTCGACGCCGACATCGACGCGGTCGGCTTCGACTTCGTCGCGAACCAGGACGACAACCTCTACAACATCCAGGAGTACGGCGCCACGGACGACGTCGCGCTCGGCCTCGCGGACGGCCAGAACACGCTCGTCGAGGACCCCGAAGCGATCCGCGACCGGACCGAGTGGGTCGAGGGCCAGCTCGGCGTCACCGAGTTCGAGACGGTCTACCTGACGACGAACACGGAGACGTTCTACCTGCCCTACAGCAAGTACCAGGAGAAACTCGCCGTCCTTGCCGAAGCCGCGGATCTCGCGGAGGTGACCGCCGCATGA
- a CDS encoding DNA-directed RNA polymerase subunit M translates to MQFCDECGSMMHTEGDTWVCRSCENEAPRDSQAEAAMATQDGQRDDGAPAVADATQGSTETMQEPCPADDCDSDRAYSEMMPKPGGSYEVRLFTCVECGHKWRES, encoded by the coding sequence ATGCAATTCTGTGACGAGTGTGGTTCGATGATGCACACGGAGGGCGACACGTGGGTGTGTCGCTCCTGTGAGAACGAGGCGCCGCGGGACTCGCAAGCGGAAGCGGCGATGGCGACCCAGGATGGACAGCGGGACGACGGGGCACCCGCCGTAGCCGACGCGACCCAGGGCTCCACCGAGACGATGCAGGAGCCCTGTCCGGCGGACGACTGCGACAGCGACCGGGCCTACTCCGAGATGATGCCGAAGCCGGGCGGCTCTTACGAGGTTCGGCTGTTCACCTGCGTCGAGTGCGGCCACAAGTGGCGCGAGTCCTGA
- a CDS encoding HD domain-containing protein gives MTTIKDSVHDHIRIDGVARDLLDTPELQRLRRIRQLGTVSLVYPSANHTRFEHSLGVYHLACEALEHLNVDGRQAERVHAAAILHDIGHGPFSHNLEPLTHRRTGRYHDDVHDLLTDGEVGAALRDHDLDPDGIAALIAGEGRFGQLVSGELDVDRMDYLVRDAHHTGVPYGTIDHGRLVRELTFTDDELVLDEGNVQTAESLLVARALMNPAVYSHSVARISKAMLRRASERLLDAPETDVDAARLQRMDDHDLIAALRSCSETETFSRRLDRRDLYKRAVWAEIDDVPGGIIEADHETVREFEREIADDAAVDPECVIVDVQRRPSMKESTSRVVVNGDVRRLGEQSPLVEALRAAQYSQWRLGVYSPSEMRDRVGRAAVDVLGLDIEGALVSEVRNGLDATLDQFVD, from the coding sequence GTGACGACGATCAAGGACAGCGTTCACGACCACATCCGGATCGACGGAGTCGCGCGGGACCTCCTCGACACGCCCGAACTCCAGCGCCTTCGCCGGATCCGCCAGCTCGGGACCGTCTCGCTGGTCTACCCCTCCGCAAATCACACGCGCTTCGAGCACAGCCTCGGCGTCTACCACCTCGCCTGCGAGGCCCTCGAGCACCTCAACGTCGACGGGCGCCAGGCCGAGCGCGTCCACGCCGCAGCGATCCTGCACGACATCGGCCACGGCCCGTTCAGCCACAACCTGGAGCCGCTGACCCACCGGCGAACGGGTCGGTACCACGACGACGTGCACGACCTGCTGACCGACGGCGAGGTCGGCGCCGCGCTTCGCGACCACGACTTAGATCCCGACGGGATCGCGGCCCTGATCGCGGGCGAGGGGCGATTCGGGCAGCTCGTCTCGGGCGAGCTCGACGTCGATCGGATGGATTACCTGGTGCGCGACGCCCACCACACGGGCGTTCCCTACGGGACGATCGATCACGGTCGCCTCGTTCGAGAACTGACGTTCACGGACGACGAGCTCGTCTTAGACGAGGGGAACGTCCAGACCGCCGAGAGCCTGCTGGTCGCGCGGGCGCTGATGAATCCCGCCGTCTACAGCCACAGCGTCGCCCGGATCAGCAAGGCGATGCTCCGGCGAGCGTCCGAGCGGTTGCTGGACGCGCCCGAGACGGACGTCGACGCGGCGCGGCTCCAGCGGATGGACGATCACGACCTGATCGCCGCCTTGCGCTCGTGTTCTGAGACGGAGACGTTCTCGCGGCGGCTGGATCGGCGCGACCTGTACAAGCGAGCGGTGTGGGCCGAGATCGACGACGTGCCGGGCGGGATCATCGAGGCCGACCACGAGACGGTCCGCGAGTTCGAGCGGGAGATCGCCGACGACGCCGCGGTCGATCCCGAGTGCGTCATCGTCGACGTTCAGCGCCGACCGTCGATGAAGGAGTCGACCTCGCGGGTGGTCGTCAACGGCGACGTCCGTCGACTGGGCGAGCAGTCGCCGCTGGTCGAGGCGCTGCGCGCGGCCCAGTACTCCCAGTGGCGACTCGGCGTCTACTCGCCGTCCGAGATGCGCGATCGGGTCGGGCGGGCGGCCGTCGACGTCCTCGGACTCGACATCGAGGGCGCGCTGGTCAGCGAGGTCCGGAACGGACTCGACGCGACGCTGGATCAGTTCGTCGACTGA
- a CDS encoding Gfo/Idh/MocA family oxidoreductase, with the protein MTLEVGVLGYRFMGKAHANAMARLPMFFPDAPDVERSVLVGRDEAALEDAADRLGFDSVSTDWTEVVDEVDVFYNLGPNHVHAEPSIAALDAGTPVFCEKPLAPTLEDAEAMANAAREAGDDVPAGCAFNYRFVPAIRYAKRLLDDGELGEIRHVRGRYLQDWLVDPEAPWSWRNDEELAGSGALGDLGAHTVDLLRFLVGDDDLAGEIDRLSGHLQTFVDERPVEGEDEETRPVTVDDAYSAQLEFENGAMGTLEASRFATGHKNDHTIEIHGSEGSLRFSLERLNELEVLRRDENRGYETILVTDEDDPYVDHWWPPGHVLGWEHTFVHENYEFLSAVADGSEFAPSFEDGLEAQRVLAAIEDSDERGEWVGLE; encoded by the coding sequence ATGACACTCGAAGTCGGCGTTCTCGGCTATCGGTTCATGGGGAAAGCACACGCGAACGCGATGGCGCGGCTGCCGATGTTCTTCCCGGACGCGCCCGACGTCGAGCGCAGCGTCCTCGTCGGCCGCGACGAGGCGGCCCTCGAGGACGCGGCCGACCGACTCGGCTTCGACTCGGTATCGACGGACTGGACCGAGGTCGTCGACGAGGTCGACGTCTTCTACAACCTCGGACCGAACCACGTCCACGCCGAGCCCTCGATCGCGGCCCTCGACGCCGGCACGCCGGTCTTCTGCGAGAAACCGCTCGCGCCGACGCTCGAGGACGCCGAGGCGATGGCGAACGCGGCCCGCGAGGCCGGCGACGACGTCCCCGCCGGCTGCGCCTTCAACTACCGGTTCGTGCCCGCGATCCGGTACGCGAAGCGGTTGCTCGACGACGGCGAACTCGGCGAGATCCGCCACGTCCGCGGACGCTACCTCCAGGACTGGCTGGTCGATCCCGAGGCGCCGTGGTCGTGGCGCAACGACGAGGAGCTGGCCGGTTCCGGTGCGCTGGGCGATCTGGGCGCGCACACAGTCGACCTGCTTCGGTTCCTGGTCGGCGACGACGACCTCGCGGGCGAGATCGACCGACTCAGCGGTCACCTGCAGACGTTCGTCGACGAGCGGCCCGTCGAAGGGGAGGACGAGGAGACGCGGCCCGTCACCGTCGACGACGCCTACTCCGCGCAACTCGAGTTCGAAAACGGCGCGATGGGGACGCTCGAGGCCTCGCGCTTCGCGACCGGCCATAAAAACGACCACACCATCGAAATCCATGGCTCCGAGGGGAGCCTGCGCTTCTCACTCGAGCGCCTGAACGAACTCGAGGTGCTGCGCCGCGACGAGAACCGCGGCTACGAGACGATCCTGGTGACCGACGAGGACGACCCCTACGTCGACCACTGGTGGCCGCCGGGCCACGTGCTCGGCTGGGAGCACACGTTCGTCCACGAGAACTACGAGTTCCTGAGCGCCGTTGCGGACGGGAGCGAGTTCGCACCGAGTTTCGAGGACGGGCTCGAGGCCCAGCGCGTCCTCGCCGCGATCGAGGACAGCGACGAGCGCGGGGAGTGGGTCGGCCTCGAGTAG
- a CDS encoding GNAT family N-acetyltransferase, protein MGQTIAETTTSDGCTEESSDAETFSRTFTTADSGLEVTVFDSIRSVAADRWNEVVERSTCGSVFHRHEWLEAVETGLEQTPRHLVVEKDGNLIGLVPNFVVDIEKTPFRRLSSSYPGFGGPLVTTDVPESLSLLTDTVAELCTGRTVVHQIRGLDMKYMRYNNALQSEGYEPYRRECRFVLDLTRGYDEIVDGMSRTRRRGIDRGKDGDYEIVEEELTRSNLERFHRVYQRVMDRVDGDVYPLSFFERLLEMRERLLLLTIRIDGEYAGGFLELLDEQRSSIHGFFAAVPEEYFGDHASELLYDHVIRWGIDNGYETYDFGSTNSNFENGVFRFKEGFGGRILPILVWERGCSPLWRLLKTGRSLYWPYRYK, encoded by the coding sequence ATGGGGCAGACGATCGCGGAAACTACCACGTCGGACGGGTGCACGGAGGAGAGTTCCGACGCCGAGACGTTCTCGAGAACGTTCACGACGGCGGACTCCGGACTCGAGGTAACGGTATTCGACTCGATTCGATCGGTCGCGGCCGATCGCTGGAACGAGGTCGTCGAGCGGTCGACCTGCGGGAGCGTCTTTCACCGCCACGAGTGGCTCGAGGCCGTCGAGACCGGACTCGAGCAGACGCCGCGACATCTCGTCGTCGAGAAGGACGGGAACCTCATCGGGCTGGTACCGAATTTCGTCGTCGACATCGAGAAGACGCCGTTCCGAAGACTCTCGTCGTCGTATCCGGGATTCGGCGGGCCGCTGGTCACGACCGACGTCCCCGAGTCGCTGTCGCTGCTCACTGATACCGTTGCCGAACTCTGTACCGGGCGGACGGTCGTCCACCAGATCCGCGGTCTCGACATGAAGTACATGCGGTACAACAACGCCCTCCAGTCCGAGGGCTACGAACCGTATCGACGCGAGTGTCGGTTCGTGCTCGATCTCACGCGGGGCTACGACGAGATCGTCGACGGGATGAGCAGGACCAGACGCCGGGGAATCGATCGAGGCAAGGACGGCGACTACGAGATCGTCGAGGAGGAACTCACGCGGTCGAACCTCGAGCGATTCCACCGGGTGTACCAGCGGGTGATGGACCGCGTCGACGGTGACGTCTACCCGCTCTCGTTCTTCGAACGACTGCTGGAGATGCGAGAGCGACTGTTGCTGTTGACGATCCGGATCGACGGCGAGTACGCCGGCGGCTTCCTGGAACTGCTCGACGAGCAGCGGTCCTCGATCCACGGGTTCTTCGCCGCGGTCCCCGAGGAGTACTTCGGCGATCACGCCTCGGAACTGCTCTACGATCACGTCATCCGGTGGGGGATCGACAACGGATACGAGACGTACGACTTCGGCAGCACGAACTCGAACTTCGAGAACGGCGTCTTCCGGTTCAAGGAGGGCTTCGGCGGGCGAATTCTCCCGATCCTCGTCTGGGAACGCGGCTGTAGTCCGCTCTGGCGGCTCCTCAAGACGGGCCGATCGCTGTACTGGCCGTATCGATACAAGTGA
- a CDS encoding zinc-binding dehydrogenase, translating into MSSEMTAHVIEEFGDPDVFERTTVDVPEPGPNEIRVEVVATSVNPVDYKIRQGAIPDFAPDFPARLHCDVSGVVDAVGEDVDAFAEGDEVYGMPGGAGRQGALADYVVGHAGTFAHAPESLPLADAAALPVVALTAWELLTDKSSVEDGDDVLIYGASGGVGHIGVQLADHLGADVTATGSSEAKRDLAERLGADATVDYTETDVETYVDEHAGGDGFDVVFDPIGDDHLETAFEAVRPYGSVVTTESSAAGDVDLAPMHQNSLELGVVLVILPVLLGDRQERIGEELTEIATLVDDGALEPHIADRYPFDEVADAHRRGEEGDFLGKLLLVAE; encoded by the coding sequence ATGTCTTCCGAGATGACCGCCCACGTGATCGAGGAGTTCGGCGATCCGGACGTCTTCGAGCGGACGACCGTCGACGTCCCCGAGCCCGGCCCGAACGAGATCCGCGTCGAGGTCGTCGCGACCAGCGTCAACCCCGTCGACTACAAGATCCGGCAGGGGGCGATTCCGGACTTCGCGCCCGACTTTCCGGCCCGGTTGCACTGCGACGTCTCCGGCGTCGTCGACGCGGTCGGCGAGGACGTCGACGCCTTCGCGGAGGGCGACGAGGTCTACGGCATGCCCGGCGGCGCGGGCCGACAGGGGGCGCTGGCCGACTACGTCGTCGGCCACGCCGGCACGTTCGCCCACGCGCCCGAATCGCTGCCGCTCGCCGACGCCGCGGCCCTCCCGGTCGTCGCGCTCACGGCGTGGGAGCTGCTGACCGACAAGTCCAGCGTCGAGGACGGCGACGACGTGCTGATCTACGGCGCCAGCGGCGGCGTCGGCCACATCGGCGTCCAACTGGCCGACCACCTCGGGGCCGACGTCACCGCGACCGGCTCGAGCGAGGCGAAACGAGACCTCGCCGAGCGCCTCGGCGCGGACGCGACGGTCGACTACACCGAGACGGACGTCGAGACCTACGTCGACGAGCACGCCGGCGGCGACGGCTTCGACGTCGTCTTCGATCCGATCGGCGACGACCACCTCGAGACGGCCTTCGAGGCGGTCCGACCCTACGGGTCCGTCGTGACGACCGAGTCCAGCGCCGCGGGGGACGTGGACCTCGCGCCCATGCACCAGAACTCGCTGGAGCTCGGCGTCGTGCTGGTCATCCTCCCGGTCCTCCTCGGCGACCGACAGGAACGCATCGGCGAGGAGCTCACGGAAATTGCGACGCTCGTCGACGACGGTGCCCTCGAGCCCCACATCGCCGACCGGTACCCGTTCGACGAGGTCGCCGACGCCCACCGGCGCGGCGAGGAGGGAGATTTCCTCGGGAAACTCCTGCTCGTCGCGGAGTGA
- a CDS encoding nitroreductase family protein, whose protein sequence is MQDTLESRRELSEEVAEHREPDHDIDPLFVNRWSPRAMTGEPLDEEEYLPLFEAARWAPSAYNNQHWRFLIADREDDEWETFTDLLLGGNEEWATDAAVLAVIVSKTTFDHNGEPAPVHSFDTGAAWENLALEGARRGLAVHGMAGFDYERAAEELDVPEEYAVEAMVAIGERAPPETLPEELREREQPSDRKPLSEIVHRGGFE, encoded by the coding sequence ATGCAAGACACGCTCGAGAGCCGACGCGAACTGAGCGAGGAAGTCGCCGAGCACCGCGAACCCGATCACGATATCGACCCGCTGTTCGTCAACCGCTGGTCGCCGCGCGCGATGACCGGCGAACCGCTCGACGAGGAGGAGTACCTCCCGCTGTTCGAGGCCGCCCGCTGGGCGCCCTCGGCCTACAACAACCAGCACTGGCGGTTCCTGATCGCCGACCGCGAGGACGACGAGTGGGAGACGTTCACCGACCTGCTACTCGGCGGGAACGAGGAGTGGGCGACCGACGCCGCGGTCCTCGCGGTCATCGTCTCGAAGACGACGTTCGACCACAACGGCGAGCCGGCGCCGGTCCACTCCTTCGACACCGGCGCGGCCTGGGAGAACCTCGCGCTCGAGGGCGCGCGACGCGGGCTGGCCGTCCACGGAATGGCCGGCTTCGACTACGAGCGCGCGGCCGAAGAGCTCGACGTCCCCGAGGAGTACGCGGTCGAGGCGATGGTCGCGATCGGCGAACGCGCCCCGCCGGAGACGCTCCCCGAGGAACTTCGGGAGCGCGAACAGCCCAGCGACCGGAAGCCGCTCTCGGAAATCGTCCACCGCGGCGGCTTCGAGTAG